A region of Reichenbachiella carrageenanivorans DNA encodes the following proteins:
- a CDS encoding RidA family protein, with product MNNESIKNANEAPEPVGLYPHARKVGNLLFLSGVGPRQRGSKQIPGVTLDSEGNIKSYDIAAQCHSVFKNIRLILEAAGSSWDQLVDVTVFLTNMKDDFKVYNEIYAEYFKDNQPCRTTVEINNLPTPIAIELKCVATIDM from the coding sequence ATGAACAACGAATCTATAAAAAACGCCAACGAAGCTCCAGAACCAGTAGGACTCTACCCTCATGCCCGAAAAGTGGGCAACCTCCTGTTCCTATCTGGTGTAGGCCCTCGCCAAAGAGGTTCTAAACAAATACCTGGTGTTACGCTTGATTCCGAAGGCAATATCAAATCCTATGACATAGCGGCTCAATGTCATTCGGTATTCAAAAACATTCGTTTGATACTAGAGGCTGCTGGTTCGTCTTGGGATCAGCTCGTAGATGTGACGGTATTTCTCACCAATATGAAAGATGATTTCAAAGTCTATAATGAGATCTATGCAGAGTACTTCAAGGATAATCAACCTTGCCGAACCACGGTAGAAATTAATAACCTTCCCACACCAATCGCCATAGAACTGAAATGCGTGGCTACTATTGATATGTAA
- a CDS encoding thiol-disulfide oxidoreductase DCC family protein: protein MDTNTQINPLVLYDGVCTFCNSSVNFILDHERNSSLHFAPLQSETGQAILKAHNLPLDYTDSLLYAVNGQLSTHAKAAFKIATYLKSPWRWVAGFGILPPFITNFFYNLVAKHRYKLMGQADACILPSPAVRGRFLD from the coding sequence ATGGATACAAATACTCAAATAAATCCACTTGTGCTTTACGATGGTGTTTGTACTTTTTGCAATAGCTCAGTCAATTTTATTCTGGATCATGAGCGCAATTCTTCCTTGCACTTTGCACCGCTACAGTCCGAAACTGGCCAGGCGATCCTCAAAGCTCATAATCTTCCGCTGGACTATACGGATAGCTTACTCTATGCAGTAAATGGACAACTTTCGACGCATGCCAAGGCGGCGTTTAAAATAGCTACTTATCTAAAATCGCCATGGCGATGGGTAGCTGGTTTTGGAATTTTACCACCGTTTATTACCAATTTTTTCTATAACCTAGTAGCCAAGCATCGGTACAAATTGATGGGGCAAGCCGATGCCTGTATACTTCCTTCTCCAGCAGTCAGAGGTCGGTTTTTAGATTGA
- the fabD gene encoding ACP S-malonyltransferase — protein MKAYVFPGQGAQFTGMGKDLYESSSKAKILFDSADQILGFNITKIMFEGSADELKETKVTQPAVFIHSVVSALVNDDFKPEMVAGHSLGEFSALVANGTLTFEDGLKLVSQRAQAMQKACELNPSTMAAILGLEDDKVEEICASIEDVVVAANYNCPGQLVISGSNAGIELACEKMKEAGAKRALPLPVGGAFHSPLMEPAREQLAAAIEATVFSQPICPVYQNVDAKAHSSVDEIKANLIAQLTAPVRWTQSVEQMVADGATAFVECGPGKVLQGLVKKIHREAEVSGI, from the coding sequence ATGAAAGCATACGTATTCCCAGGACAAGGCGCTCAGTTTACCGGTATGGGTAAAGATTTATATGAGAGCTCAAGCAAAGCCAAAATACTTTTCGATAGTGCAGATCAAATTTTAGGTTTTAATATTACTAAAATCATGTTTGAAGGTTCTGCAGATGAGTTGAAAGAGACAAAGGTGACTCAGCCAGCTGTTTTTATTCACTCAGTGGTTTCTGCTTTGGTCAATGATGACTTTAAACCAGAAATGGTAGCAGGACATTCTTTGGGAGAATTTTCAGCCTTGGTGGCCAACGGTACATTGACTTTCGAAGACGGTTTGAAATTGGTCTCGCAGCGCGCACAGGCCATGCAGAAAGCTTGTGAGCTGAATCCATCTACGATGGCAGCTATTCTAGGATTGGAAGATGATAAAGTAGAAGAAATTTGCGCTAGCATAGAAGATGTGGTAGTAGCGGCCAACTACAACTGCCCAGGCCAATTAGTAATATCAGGGTCCAATGCAGGTATCGAACTGGCGTGTGAAAAGATGAAAGAAGCAGGTGCTAAAAGAGCCTTGCCATTGCCGGTAGGTGGAGCGTTTCACTCTCCACTCATGGAGCCTGCCAGAGAGCAATTGGCTGCTGCGATCGAAGCAACTGTATTTTCTCAGCCGATTTGCCCAGTGTACCAAAACGTGGATGCCAAGGCACATAGCAGTGTAGACGAGATTAAAGCTAATTTGATTGCGCAGCTCACGGCACCTGTACGATGGACGCAGTCAGTAGAGCAGATGGTCGCCGACGGCGCCACAGCATTTGTCGAATGTGGGCCAGGGAAAGTGCTTCAAGGGCTGGTAAAAAAGATACACAGAGAAGCTGAGGTAAGCGGAATCTAA